A window of the Candidatus Binataceae bacterium genome harbors these coding sequences:
- a CDS encoding VOC family protein: MIKIKGFSHSAVRITDAERATKFYESVLGLKKLPRPNFPFAGAWYGVGENAIHLISSQDHGRKPDPLGAHIALEVADFEETKRTLKDMGIEFLEAPSNMGAGRQLWILDPDGNTVELRTDQ, translated from the coding sequence ATGATCAAGATCAAGGGCTTCAGCCACAGCGCGGTGCGCATCACCGATGCCGAACGCGCGACCAAGTTTTATGAAAGCGTGCTCGGTCTCAAGAAACTTCCCCGTCCCAATTTTCCCTTTGCGGGAGCGTGGTATGGCGTCGGAGAGAACGCGATTCACCTGATTTCGAGCCAGGACCACGGGCGCAAGCCCGATCCGCTCGGTGCGCATATCGCCCTCGAGGTGGCCGATTTCGAGGAGACGAAGCGCACCCTCAAGGATATGGGCATCGAATTTCTCGAAGCTCCATCCAACATGGGCGCCGGCCGTCAGCTCTGGATCCTCGACCCCGACGGGAACACCGTCGAGTTGCGGACCGACCAATAG
- a CDS encoding glucose 1-dehydrogenase, whose amino-acid sequence MTNTKMFDLSGKVAVVTGGNGGIGRGIALGLATAGAKVAILARNEQRNRDTLAELRALGNPAMALKLDVARRADLKPALASIERELGPIDILVNNAAFAVLKNLLEHTEEDWDSVIETDLTACFLLSKYAAQSMVQRRAGKIINVASVGGYKGTPIYPSYGVSKGGLLQLTRCLAIELAPYNIQVNSLAPGWTTTDMTDWIRNDPQYAAVKQEMITRTPAGRFAEPEEMAGAAVFLASHASDFVTGADLIVDGGFFIR is encoded by the coding sequence ATGACCAATACCAAGATGTTCGATCTGAGCGGCAAGGTCGCCGTGGTAACCGGCGGCAATGGCGGGATAGGACGCGGAATCGCACTGGGGCTTGCTACCGCAGGCGCGAAAGTCGCCATCCTGGCACGCAACGAGCAGCGCAATCGTGATACGCTCGCCGAGCTCCGCGCGCTGGGAAACCCGGCCATGGCGCTCAAGCTCGATGTCGCGCGGCGCGCGGACCTTAAGCCCGCGCTGGCATCTATCGAGCGCGAGCTCGGCCCGATCGATATCCTGGTCAACAATGCCGCGTTCGCGGTGCTGAAGAACCTGCTCGAGCACACCGAGGAGGATTGGGACTCGGTCATTGAGACCGACCTCACTGCGTGCTTTCTGCTCTCGAAGTATGCAGCGCAATCCATGGTCCAGCGTCGCGCCGGCAAAATCATCAATGTCGCCAGCGTGGGCGGCTACAAAGGCACGCCCATCTACCCCTCATACGGAGTCAGCAAGGGCGGCCTGCTCCAGCTAACGCGATGCCTTGCGATCGAACTGGCGCCCTACAATATCCAGGTGAACTCGCTGGCCCCCGGCTGGACCACCACCGACATGACCGACTGGATTCGCAATGATCCGCAGTACGCCGCGGTGAAACAAGAAATGATTACCCGCACGCCGGCGGGTCGGTTCGCCGAGCCCGAGGAGATGGCCGGCGCGGCGGTTTTCCTGGCCTCACATGCGTCGGATTTCGTGACCGGCGCCGACCTCATAGTCGACGGCGGATTTTTCATAAGATAA
- a CDS encoding LysR substrate-binding domain-containing protein — protein sequence MHIETLKVFCDIIESGSFSYAASQNFVTQSAVSQQVRSLEEKYDCRLIERGRAGVKPTPAGQILYTASKEIVRRFMELENRLREIGSVVAGSIRVGTVYSVGLHELPPYLTEFLRNYPAVNVHLEYLRSNKIYEDLIEGKIDLGVVAYPAKRSQIVSIAFRHDELVLVVPPDSPLAKHNKVSVGALAGQKFVGYERDIATRKASDRILRDHGVKPQYVLEFDNIETIKRAVEIALGCAIVPKMTVDNEVSRGTLKMLEFTEGTFTRPLAIIYKRGRELSPAVRKFIEVLTHNNGAGKPGRSERAERSSRSERVERATPDGNRDGSEKVEKLA from the coding sequence ATGCACATCGAAACGTTAAAGGTCTTCTGCGACATAATCGAAAGTGGAAGCTTTTCTTATGCCGCCTCGCAAAACTTTGTAACCCAGTCGGCGGTCAGCCAGCAGGTCCGGAGTCTGGAGGAAAAATACGATTGCCGATTGATAGAACGCGGGCGGGCTGGAGTCAAACCAACTCCCGCGGGCCAGATTCTCTACACCGCCAGCAAAGAGATCGTGCGCCGCTTCATGGAGCTGGAAAATCGTCTGCGCGAGATCGGGTCGGTGGTGGCAGGCTCGATTCGGGTTGGCACCGTGTACAGCGTCGGACTCCACGAGCTCCCGCCCTACCTGACCGAATTTTTGCGCAACTATCCGGCCGTCAACGTCCATCTCGAATACCTGCGCTCGAACAAAATTTACGAGGACCTGATCGAAGGCAAGATCGATCTGGGCGTGGTGGCGTATCCCGCCAAGCGCAGCCAGATCGTGTCGATCGCGTTTAGGCATGATGAGCTGGTCCTGGTGGTGCCCCCCGACAGTCCGCTCGCCAAGCACAACAAGGTCAGCGTGGGCGCACTTGCGGGGCAAAAGTTCGTTGGCTACGAGCGCGACATCGCGACCCGCAAAGCTTCGGATCGCATCCTGCGCGACCACGGCGTCAAGCCGCAGTACGTGCTCGAGTTCGACAATATCGAGACCATCAAGCGTGCGGTCGAGATTGCTCTCGGATGCGCGATCGTTCCGAAGATGACAGTGGATAACGAAGTTTCGCGCGGCACCCTCAAGATGCTTGAATTCACGGAAGGAACCTTTACCCGGCCGTTGGCCATCATCTACAAGCGCGGTCGCGAACTATCGCCGGCGGTGCGCAAGTTTATCGAGGTGCTGACCCACAACAACGGCGCCGGCAAGCCGGGCCGTTCCGAGCGGGCCGAGCGCAGCTCCCGCAGCGAGCGCGTAGAACGAGCCACGCCCGACGGCAATCGCGACGGCAGCGAGAAGGTCGAAAAGCTCGCCTAG
- a CDS encoding SDR family NAD(P)-dependent oxidoreductase: MELKGKCAIVTGAARGIGRGMALKLADAGANVALVDLGNPADATLTYNLAAQTELNRTVEEVTHRGVRAAAILADVTRWADCQRMAREAESALGGIDILCNNAGIIAVGPVESFSEQTWDRMMGVNVKGVFLCSKACIPAMRKRGGGAIVNTASVAGKTGHGNVAAYCSSKFAVVGFTQSLAEELGPDNIRVNAVCPGFLHTAMWSDVLDPVVAPSLGVNREAAFDTYVERNTFLRRAQTPDDIGDAVVYLCRADNITGVALNIAGGAEMH; the protein is encoded by the coding sequence ATGGAACTCAAAGGTAAGTGCGCAATCGTCACCGGGGCGGCGCGCGGCATCGGCCGGGGTATGGCACTCAAGCTGGCGGACGCCGGTGCGAACGTCGCGCTCGTCGATCTCGGCAATCCCGCCGATGCGACGCTGACCTACAATCTCGCCGCGCAGACCGAATTGAATCGCACCGTTGAGGAAGTGACGCACCGCGGCGTGCGGGCCGCTGCGATCCTCGCCGACGTGACCCGGTGGGCGGATTGTCAGCGGATGGCCAGGGAGGCCGAGTCCGCGTTGGGCGGGATCGATATTCTTTGCAACAACGCGGGGATCATTGCGGTCGGCCCGGTCGAATCGTTCAGCGAGCAGACCTGGGATCGCATGATGGGAGTCAACGTCAAGGGCGTGTTCCTGTGCTCGAAGGCATGCATCCCCGCGATGCGCAAGCGCGGCGGCGGCGCGATCGTCAACACCGCGTCCGTGGCAGGCAAGACCGGTCATGGCAACGTGGCCGCATATTGCTCCAGCAAGTTCGCGGTGGTGGGCTTCACCCAATCGCTGGCCGAGGAACTGGGCCCGGACAACATTCGGGTCAACGCGGTATGCCCGGGCTTTCTGCACACCGCGATGTGGTCGGATGTGCTCGATCCGGTGGTGGCTCCGTCGCTGGGGGTAAATCGCGAAGCGGCTTTCGACACCTACGTCGAGCGCAACACCTTTCTGCGCCGAGCGCAGACCCCGGATGACATCGGGGACGCAGTCGTGTACTTGTGCCGCGCGGACAACATCACGGGCGTGGCACTCAACATAGCCGGCGGCGCGGAAATGCACTGA
- a CDS encoding acyl-CoA dehydrogenase — translation MPELLRDLDFFHLDDLLTPEERATRDTVRRFVSREVLPDIERHFADETFPKDLIPQMAELGMFGANLRGYGCAGMNNVAYGLVMQELEAADSGLRSLASVQSSLSMYAIYANGTEEQKRRYLPEMAKGKLIGCFGLTEPDHGSDPGGMETRARKDGDGWILNGTKRWITNGSIADVAIVWAKVDEGITGFLVEKGTPGFSTHDIHGKFSMRASITSELIMEDVRIPASAHLPGARGLKGPLGCLTQARYGIAWGAIGSARTCYNCALDYTKSRKQFSRPLAGYQLVQSKLVTMLTEITKMQMICLRLAQLKDAGKYRPEHVSFAKRNNVNEALKIARNARDMLGANGIVNEYPVIRHLLNLETVNTYEGTFDVHTLILGRDLTGENAFD, via the coding sequence ATGCCGGAATTGTTAAGAGATTTGGATTTCTTCCATCTGGACGACCTGCTCACACCCGAAGAACGTGCTACCCGCGACACCGTGCGCCGGTTCGTCAGTCGTGAGGTGCTTCCCGACATCGAACGCCACTTTGCCGACGAGACTTTTCCTAAAGATCTGATTCCGCAGATGGCCGAGCTGGGTATGTTCGGCGCTAATCTTCGGGGCTACGGATGCGCCGGGATGAACAACGTGGCTTACGGCTTAGTCATGCAGGAGCTGGAAGCCGCGGACTCGGGGCTGCGCTCCCTCGCTTCGGTGCAGAGTTCGCTCTCGATGTACGCCATCTACGCCAACGGAACCGAAGAACAGAAAAGGCGTTACCTGCCCGAAATGGCCAAGGGCAAGCTCATCGGGTGCTTCGGGCTTACCGAGCCCGACCACGGCTCCGACCCGGGCGGGATGGAAACGCGCGCGCGCAAGGACGGCGACGGGTGGATCCTCAACGGCACTAAACGCTGGATCACCAACGGATCGATAGCGGATGTCGCCATCGTGTGGGCCAAGGTCGACGAGGGCATTACCGGATTCCTGGTTGAAAAGGGTACCCCGGGATTCTCCACTCACGACATCCACGGAAAGTTCTCGATGCGCGCGTCGATCACCTCGGAGCTCATCATGGAAGACGTGCGTATCCCGGCCAGCGCCCATCTGCCGGGTGCGCGAGGACTCAAAGGGCCGCTTGGATGTCTCACCCAGGCGCGCTACGGAATCGCCTGGGGTGCGATCGGGTCCGCGCGTACCTGCTACAACTGCGCGCTCGACTACACGAAGTCGCGCAAGCAGTTCTCGCGCCCGCTGGCCGGCTATCAGCTGGTCCAGAGCAAACTGGTCACGATGCTCACCGAGATCACCAAGATGCAGATGATCTGTCTGCGGCTGGCGCAGCTGAAAGACGCCGGCAAGTACCGGCCGGAACACGTGTCTTTCGCCAAGCGCAACAACGTAAACGAGGCGCTGAAGATCGCGCGCAATGCGCGCGACATGCTGGGCGCCAATGGAATCGTCAACGAATATCCGGTGATCCGGCACCTGCTGAACCTCGAGACGGTGAACACCTACGAAGGCACCTTCGACGTCCACACCCTGATCCTGGGCCGCGACCTAACCGGCGAAAACGCTTTCGACTAA
- a CDS encoding 4-hydroxyphenylacetate 3-hydroxylase N-terminal domain-containing protein — protein MGLRTAEQYKASLRDGRAVFFRGDKVADVTAHPVIGIAVEHAALDYRMAEDPQYRELVVVKEGADEYSRYYHLPRNGDDLLKRSALIAAATREGATLVVLIKEIGTDALLALRIIGERMAAAGKPEYRERIHKFYRHCRDNDLAVAVAQTDVKGDRSLGPTQQDHPDYYVRMVEERPDGVVVRGAKVHTSVSTNTNEVIVLPTRAMRPEDKAYAIGFALPMNAPGLKMIASPHGSSKKNPFEHPISARHKMMETLTVFDDVFVPKERIFLNGEIDFAGLLALTFVRFHRFTAVSYKLPLLELLAGAGAAIAEANGISRAGHVRDKLTHLAAYHTTVRGLIEHAARTCTLEDGIAVPNTLLTNVAKYHFAHNYHQGVQIVQDLAGGLLVTAPGEEDLKSEATREYVLKYMGGAKGFDAEKRLRLLNLISDLTSSEYGGYQEVLAVHAEGGFEAEKLQAYREYDFKTVAAYARKLAGV, from the coding sequence ATGGGACTACGAACGGCAGAGCAATATAAGGCATCGTTGCGCGACGGGCGCGCGGTGTTTTTTCGCGGCGACAAAGTTGCGGACGTCACGGCGCATCCCGTCATCGGAATCGCGGTCGAACATGCTGCGCTTGACTACCGGATGGCCGAGGACCCGCAGTATCGCGAGCTGGTGGTGGTCAAGGAAGGCGCCGACGAATACAGCCGTTACTATCACCTGCCCCGGAACGGCGACGATCTGCTAAAGCGCAGCGCGCTCATCGCGGCTGCGACCCGGGAGGGGGCAACCCTGGTAGTACTGATCAAAGAGATCGGCACCGATGCGCTCCTGGCACTGCGCATCATCGGGGAGCGGATGGCGGCGGCGGGTAAACCCGAGTACCGGGAGCGCATCCACAAGTTCTATCGGCATTGCCGTGACAACGATCTGGCGGTCGCGGTCGCGCAAACCGATGTCAAAGGGGACCGCTCTCTGGGTCCCACCCAGCAGGATCATCCCGACTACTACGTGCGCATGGTCGAGGAGCGGCCCGATGGCGTGGTGGTCAGGGGTGCCAAGGTTCACACCTCGGTTTCAACCAACACCAACGAAGTGATCGTGCTGCCGACGCGAGCGATGCGTCCCGAGGACAAGGCCTATGCGATCGGGTTCGCGCTGCCCATGAATGCGCCGGGCTTGAAGATGATCGCGAGTCCGCATGGGTCGAGCAAGAAGAATCCGTTCGAGCATCCGATCAGCGCCCGACACAAGATGATGGAGACGCTCACCGTCTTCGATGACGTGTTCGTGCCGAAGGAAAGAATCTTCCTGAATGGCGAGATCGACTTCGCGGGCCTGCTTGCGCTGACCTTCGTCCGCTTTCATCGTTTCACCGCGGTGTCATACAAGCTGCCGTTGCTGGAGCTGCTCGCGGGCGCCGGAGCGGCGATTGCGGAGGCCAATGGAATTTCGCGCGCCGGACACGTGCGCGACAAGCTCACCCATCTGGCGGCGTATCACACCACGGTGCGGGGGCTGATCGAACACGCGGCGCGGACCTGTACGCTCGAAGACGGGATCGCGGTGCCGAATACGCTACTGACCAACGTCGCGAAGTACCATTTCGCGCACAACTACCATCAGGGGGTGCAGATCGTGCAGGACCTCGCCGGCGGACTGCTGGTGACCGCGCCCGGCGAGGAGGACCTCAAGAGCGAGGCGACCCGCGAGTATGTGCTCAAGTACATGGGTGGGGCGAAGGGCTTCGACGCGGAAAAGCGGCTGCGGTTGTTAAACTTGATCAGCGACCTCACCTCTTCGGAGTACGGCGGATACCAGGAAGTGCTCGCGGTGCACGCGGAGGGCGGATTCGAGGCAGAGAAGCTCCAGGCCTATCGCGAATACGACTTCAAGACGGTCGCGGCGTACGCGCGCAAACTGGCGGGCGTATAG